A window of the Lolium perenne isolate Kyuss_39 chromosome 7, Kyuss_2.0, whole genome shotgun sequence genome harbors these coding sequences:
- the LOC127312429 gene encoding protein FAR1-RELATED SEQUENCE 5-like, whose product MEGMEDNEEHDMVVNETFSSEEEGYKYYNAYAKSKGFGVRKEELTKKPGTNIAFRRLYVCSKEGYRARKHFEKTKRKRTPRPLSRCGCGARMEIEMSMESGEWFVKDFVVEHNHPLAIGDQTTFIRSHRGLNDAQKADAIEYGIGGLRTHEIMEVMEKQHGGPEKVGFVPRDLYNFFAKYKKERIEGRDAEFMLNYMAARQEKDPEFFYKHSTDSEGHLENIFWADAQCRMDYDAFGGVVVFDSTYRVNKYNLPFVPFIGVNHHRSTTVFGFGIVSDEKTKSYVWLLEAFLESAQQNHPRSVITDGDHAMARAISKVFPNADHRLCSWHIEQNMISHLRKTKLSDFRKFVYYYRNVDEFESRWADFLEEYEISEKDAWINRMYELRKKWSRAYTKDRYFLGMQSNQRSESLNSRIHKNLDRRMSLADLLEHTDHCLWRIRKNEAELDARASQTVPFTELDAEPLLRSSANIYTPVMFKKVKQQIDQLPKWGVAKVTKQDAVVVYAVALKERRDVIYDVKLTMAGPMLQGVNCRCLKMETEEIPCTHIFSVLKFLGLISVPSCCISRRWTMLAKPAFESERKANMHDWSERMDRYHNLRNRSNLFLFNAASSPEKSQKVLDFLESLTPDVGEDNSENKAASFGPLPAYFSGADQTFTGKVLDPKKIIPKGGPSKNNKRWKPMHETWKTNK is encoded by the coding sequence ATGGAGGGCATGGAGGACAATGAAGAGCACGATATGGTGGTTAATGAAACTTTTAGTAGCGAGGAAGAAGGTTACAAGTACTACAATGCATATGCTAAGTCCAAGGGGTTTGGTGTTAGAAAAGAAGAGCTGACTAAGAAGCCAGGCACGAACATAGCTTTCCGGCGTCTTTATGTGTGCTCCAAAGAAGGATATCGGGCAAGGAAGCACTTTGAAAAAACTAAACGAAAACGAACACCTCGGCCACTTTCGCGTTGTGGATGCGGTGCTCGGATGGAGATCGAGATGTCTATGGAAAGTGGAGAATGGTTTGTAAAAGATTTCGTGGTTGAACATAACCATCCACTCGCCATTGGTGATCAGACAACTTTCATAAGGTCTCATCGTGGGTTGAATGACGCTCAAAAGGCTGATGCCATTGAGTATGGGATTGGTGGCCTTCGAACACACGAGATTATGGAAGTAATGGAGAAGCAGCATGGTGGCCCCGAGAAGGTAGGCTTTGTACCTCGGGATCTCTATAATTTTTTTGCCAAGTACAAGAAGGAAAGGATTGAAGGTCGTGATGCTGAATTTATGCTCAATTATATGGCTGCAAgacaagagaaagatccagaattCTTTTACAAGCACAGCACTGATAGTGAAGGGCACCTGGAAAACATATTTTGGGCAGACGCACAGTGTCGGATGGATTACGATGCCTTTGGTGGTGTCGTGGTCTTTGATAGCACATACCGTGTGAACAAATACAATCTTCCGTTTGTCCCCTTCATTGGTGTGAACCACCATCGTAGCACGACTGTGTTTGGATTTGGTATTGTGTCAGATGAGAAAACGAAATCTTATGTGTGGTTGCTTGAAGCATTTTTGGAGTCGGCGCAGCAGAACCATCCTAGGTCAGTAATCACCGATGGTGACCATGCTATGGCAAGGGCAATCTCGAAAGTATTTCCTAATGCAGATCACAGGTTGTGTAGCTGGCACatcgagcaaaacatgataagccatCTCCGCAAAACAAAGCTCAGCGATTTTAGAAAATTTGTTTATTACTACAGGAATGTCGACGAGTTCGAGAGTCGTTGGGCAGATTTTCTGGAGGAGTATGAAATCTCAGAAAAAGATGCATGGATTAATAGGATGTACGAGCTACGGAAGAAGTGGTCTAGAGCCTATACCAAAGATAGATATTTTCTTGGGATGCAGAGTAATCAGCGTAGTGAAAGTCTAAACTCTAGGATTCATAAGAATTTGGATAGGCGAATGTCACTTGCTGATTTGTTAGAGCATACAGATCACTGTTTATGGCGTATACGCAAGAATGAGGCCGAATTGGATGCTAGAGCTTCACAGACAGTACCTTTTACAGAATTAGATGCTGAACCACTTTTGAGAAGTTCTGCAAACATTTATACTCCAGTGATGTTCAAGAAGGTGAAGCAGCAGATAGATCAATTGCCAAAATGGGGGGTAGCAAAGGTGACCAAGCAGGATGCTGTAGTAGTTTATGCTGTTGCTCTCAAAGAGAGAAGGGATGTCATTTATGATGTGAAGCTTACCATGGCCGGCCCAATGCTCCAGGGAGTTAATTGTCGCTGCCTGAAGATGGAGACAGAGGAGATCCCCTGCACACACATATTCTCTGTTCTGAAGTTCCTTGGCTTGATCAGCGTTCCTAGTTGTTGTATTTCGAGAAGATGGACAATGCTAGCCAAGCCGGCATTTGAGTCAGAGAGGAAAGCTAATATGCACGATTGGTCTGAGCGGATGGATCGTTACCACAACCTCCGCAACAGGTCTAATCTCTTTCTATTTAATGCTGCAAGCAGCCCGGAGAAATCACAGAAGGTTCTTGATTTTCTAGAGAGTCTTACGCCAGATGTCGGCGAGGACAACAGCGAAAATAAGGCGGCATCATTTGGTCCTTTGCCTGCATACTTTTCAGGGGCAGACCAAACCTTCACGGGAAAAGTGCTGGATCCAAAAAAAATTATTCCTAAAGGTGGTCCATCGAAGAACAATAAGAGGTGGAAGCCGATGCATGAGACGTGGAAAACAAATAAATGA
- the LOC127312430 gene encoding uncharacterized protein isoform X2 gives MTSHLGIGTRIRVRLHTVLTKGFLILFLYWKSSFTSKAQGYFLKTHTSSRLWYHSKCLETGVMVLRWLHSTCRTRRGCGLFDKRATSG, from the exons ATGACAAGCCACCTGGGTATTGGCACACGTATTAGGGTGCGGCTACACACAG TGTTGACAAAGGGATTCTTGATCCTGTTCCTGTATTGGAAATCTAGCTTTACAAGTAAAGCTCAAGGATATTTTCTCAAAACCCACACCAGTAGCCGCCTATGGTACCACAG TAAATGCCTGGAGACTGGAGTCATGGTGCTCAGATGGTTGCATTCAACATGCAG GACCAGGAGAGGCTGCGGCCTGTTCGATAAGCGCGCGACGAGCGGGTGA
- the LOC127312430 gene encoding uncharacterized protein isoform X1 — MTSHLGIGTRIRVRLHTVLTKGFLILFLYWKSSFTSKAQGYFLKTHTSSRLWYHRFTEKNILRIYPNGTRINSSNYDPVNAWRLESWCSDGCIQHAGPGEAAACSISARRAGDLAGGRRTGLNTAAMLRQGRHAEVSRIRTRRGCGG, encoded by the exons ATGACAAGCCACCTGGGTATTGGCACACGTATTAGGGTGCGGCTACACACAG TGTTGACAAAGGGATTCTTGATCCTGTTCCTGTATTGGAAATCTAGCTTTACAAGTAAAGCTCAAGGATATTTTCTCAAAACCCACACCAGTAGCCGCCTATGGTACCACAG GTTTACTGAGAAAAATATACTGAGGATTTATCCCAATGGTACAAGGATTAATTCTTCTAACTATGATCCAGTAAATGCCTGGAGACTGGAGTCATGGTGCTCAGATGGTTGCATTCAACATGCAG GACCAGGAGAGGCTGCGGCCTGTTCGATAAGCGCGCGACGAGCGGGTGACCTGGCTGGCGGGCGGCGGACTGGGTTGAACACAGCGGCGATGCTGCGGCAAGGTCGACACGCTGAGGTTTCCCGGATCAGGACCCGGAGAGGCTGCGGCGGGTGA
- the LOC127315211 gene encoding uncharacterized protein, with product MDPPTFHPPAPKAKAKSKVKKPAEDKGKSPAKTSRNMGTQVCSLVLFVKIIEGLGEAERKAIEAVGLGCLLRIPPVKIRRNLCRWIAERYKSELDAFVFGRDDMAQLTLQEFEHLFGLPARVRAPLRPEVIEMFEEIKQNKKRRIPFPELEQTIRKGIKTLSDELPFLQAFILYTIGCILCPTTQRWVSVDYMPYVVSREAILVIDLARLSLNHLVKSVKQYNAALKDPERGLQGIVNLEGNLPLLQFWFWEKFRLDRLDASIDYTGREAPLLQYWDEKKARKVCAILNEHGRDAGEYVFDLKEAWEPPRPSSPLPSFDDLPPTDSKLVLKLHESILNMRRAVMHDNLLTRIKIEEHGDYLYRFEEKLDAFCQQRANDYDDFERGPSTYDYQYREYKHFSPDRTSPMPVRDLNQDFEVMDTIITWMQHMRPIPEIRAGRTVYMERASRVDLLVRDGRSDAYNRDVRNKNHGTNMGKVYISHDMICLRVNYENIHWYVVNVNPEERLIQVLDSMRKQTKNFKKAHPELQNMLKGMEAHLDVTSRHDCEKSDSWPDYAVNSWPVQVVKNVPQQKDGISCGLYALKNMANWIGHELSQNFTQADIDKFRKELPALIVDSPLNEEPRKQQEK from the exons ATGGATCCCCCGACTTTTCACCCACCAGCTCCG AAGGCAAAGGCCAAGTCGAAAGTCAAGAAGCCGGCAGAAGATAAGGGCAAATCTCCGGCAAAAACGAGCAGAAACATG GGAACACAAGTGTGTTCGCTAGTGTTATTTGTAAAAATAATTGAAGGTTTAGGAGAAGCCGAGAGAAAGGCCATCGAGGCAGTTGGTCTTGGATGCCTCCTGCGCATTCCTCCCGTCAAAATCCGTCGAAACTTATGCAGATGGATCGCAGAGCGATACAAATCTGAACTAGATGCATTTGTTTTTGGTAGGGATGATATGGCTCAGTTGACCTTACAGGAGTTTGAACACTTATTTGGTCTTCCTGCACGGGTAAGAGCACCTCTGAGACCAGAAGTGATAGAGATGTTCGAGgagataaagcaaaataaaaagcGGCGAATACCTTTCCCAGAATTGGAGCAGACAATTAGAAAAGGAATTAAAACATTAAGTGATGAGCTGCCTTTCCTTCAGGCATTTATTTTGTACACAATCGGGTGTATTCTATGCCCAACTACCCAACGTTGGGTCAGTGTAGATTATATGCCATATGTAGTTAGCAGGGAAGCAATCTTGGTGATAGACCTTGCCAGATTATCACTTAATCATCTAGTTAAGTCTGTAAAGCAGTATAATGCAGCACTTAAAGATCCAGAAAGAGGCCTTCAGGGTATTGTAAACCTCGAGGGGAATCTTCCTTTGTTGCAG TTTTGGTTTTGGGAAAAATTCCGTCTGGACAGACTTGATGCTTCAATCGATTATACAGGACGTGAGGCACCGCTTCTCCAATACTGGGATGAGAAAAAGGCACGCAAGGTCTGTGCCATTTTAAATGAGCACGGTCGTGACGCTGGAGAG TACGTTTTTGATCTAAAGGAGGCTTGGGAGCCTCCCAGGCCGTCATCACCATTACCTTCGTTTGACGACTTGCCGCCAACAGATTCAAAG TTGGTGCTAAAGCTGCACGAGTCGATCCTCAACATGAGACGTGCTGTAATGCATGATAACCTACTGACTCGCATAAAGATCGAAGAGCATGGGGATTATCTTTATAGATTTGAAGAGAAGCTAGATGCCTTTTGTCAGCAACGAGCCAAC GACTACGATGACTTTGAGCGTGGACCATCGACGTATGACTATCAGTACAGAGAATACAAGCACTTCAGCCCGGACAGAACCTCCCCCATGCCTGTCCGTGACTTGAACCAAGATTTCGAG GTCATGGATACAATCATAACATGGATGCAACACATGCGCCCCATTCCAGAAATAAGGGCAGGTCGCACTGTCTACATGGAGAGGGCATCGAGAGTGGACTTACTAGTTCGAGATGGCAGAAGTGATGCATATAATAGGGATGTACGAAACAAGAATCATGGTACTAACATGGGAAAAGTGTACATTTCCCATGACATG ATTTGTCTACGAGTGAACTATGAGAATATACACTGGTACGTGGTCAATGTGAATCCTGAAGAGAGACTAATACAAGTTTTGGACTCCATGCGTAAACAAACAAAAAACTTCAAAAAAGCCCACCCAGAACTACAAAATATG CTCAAAGGAATGGAAGCACATCTGGACGTAACATCTCGACACGACTGCGAAAAGAGTGATAGCTGGCCTGATTACGCCGTTAATAGTTGGCCAGTTCAAGTTGTCAAGAATGTGCCACAACAAAAAGACGG GATTTCATGTGGACTCTATGCGCTCAAGAACATGGCAAACTGGATAGGACATGAGCTATCACAAAATTTTACACAG GCCGACATTGACAAGTTCAGGAAAGAACTCCCAGCTCTCATAGTAGATTCTCCACTGAATGAAGAACCACGAAAACAACAAGAAAAATGA